CCATGATTGAAAGATCACAACTCGCAATCTGCAAACACCGACACAGATGCCACGACGCTTTACTTTTAAAGCCGCGGGAATCAAGCTCAATACGGTTCAAATATTGCCGCGGTTCCGCGTGGTCTCAGAGGATGGCGTTCTTCTCCTTTTCACCGGAGAGAGAGGCCTTTCTCCCAGGAGAGGtttgtgcaacaaaaacaaaaaaaaacggtccAGATACTTtcagcgtttaaaaaaaaactgataagTGGCGAGGCCACTTTGGCGCGCCAACGGCCTGAAAATCCGTGACGCAACGTTTGCCTGTTGAGTCTGTTTTGGTCAGTGCACGAGTGGACCCATTGTGACGAGTGGCGTCCGCCGAGTGGCGTCGTTCATCGATGAGTTATTGCTTTAAAATGAAAGCGGCAAAGACaggtttgggggaaaaaaaggaaaaaacgggTTCAATGAGCACTTCAAATGACGAGTGTGCACTTCAGCTAAATTCGTAGAAAATGCActatggggcgggggggggggggggctccatcgATGGCGGCgagtctctctccctttctcgcCGCTGGCTgcacgcgcctcctcctcctcctcctcctcctccgcaatGAGGGAACCAAACGACTGTCAATATTCAAAAGGAGAAACCTTTCGTCTGGCACGTGAACCCACAGCCGCGCGCGACCTCGGGGCGGAGGCCTCGGGCTCGGACTTTGAAAGGTCTCCGTTCCTGATGTGGCGATGCTCGCGTTGTAGAGAGGGGGAaggtgagagccccccccccgcccccccgctttCTTCCGCCTGTGTCCGGGACTCGATGCCGACTAGAAATCCCAACAAGTCGACCGTCAGGATAAAGACGAGGGCCGCGTGACACTTCTTCTTTCCAGAGGTCGGCGTTCCGAAAGGAGGCGAAGCAAGTCAGTGATTGGTCTCGCTCACTCCCCACACCTCTAATGTTCTGTTTCCCGCTTCTCcacgtctaaaaaaaaaaaaaaaggtggaggaaCCGTTTTTGCGCAGGCTGTCGCCGGGCGGCTCGGGCAGAGATCGATATCATTGGAATACCTTTATTAGGCTTTCTGCTGCATTTCCTGTTTGATTTACTGCGCAGTCCCAGGGGCTCATGGGTAGCCACttaggactccccccccccccccccccccccccgcccccctggaCAAGACAGACCTGCCCGCGTGGTGCCGTGACAACCTGAGTGTGACGTCCCTATTAATCTGAAGCCAAATGTAGCAGAAACGTCACAGAGGTGCCGCCCCGATAAAAGGGACTTTAAATGCAGCACGTGTCAGTGTTGGCGCATAGGATTATGGGTATGTTTAGGCTTCTTctctctattccccccccccccatacaatGACGTGTTTGATATATTGTCTCAATGGCTTAAGTGTGattataaaacaaatgaattaagCAAAAGAAAGTCCATTCTACACCGAGAAGCTCACAAAACAACTATTCGTGGTAAAGGGAGTCAACCAAAATGGCTTAAGCCTGAACACCCAGATGTGAGTAACAAGGAAAGTGAACATCTGTACAAATGTTAAGACCCTTCCATCATCATCAAGGTTGAGAAAGCTCAGATTCTCTGTTGACTTTGTCTCCCTCGTCCTCGTGGTTCTTTGACATCCTTCAACTAATTCTTGAACGACGACTTTTAAGAGTGATTACAAACTGTGAGGGACGGAGttggtgcccccccaccccccacagccGAGGGGCGTTTTAGTCCACTTTCTGTTGTGCACCGAAACACACAATATAACACACACTTGAAATCTAGTTCCGCGAAGCCCaaactcctgttttttttttttttttgtgtgtgttattcccTCAAGTCATCTGTGAAGTGTTAATGTGCACTTTTGATTGACATCTTCATCAGTACTCTGGGGGGGTTTGCGTTCAGCGGAGCGGGAAGTATACGTTCTTTAAGTGTGTCCATCCTGCAGATGTGCATCCAGGAGACGGAgaaagcaaacaacaacaacaacaacaacgacgacgacgccCATTATCGAGAAGTTTGAATCCTGTGTTTTTatgtgctgcttttgttttaaattgtcaCTTTATTTCTGTCTCTCAGTATTTTACTAGAGCTGGAAAAAGTACATTACGAAAGACCAGATACCGTTATATACGGCTCCGCCACAATTGAATATCCTGCATTTATTTGAAAACTTTAGATGCTGGTTACttatcaaatattttaaaaacgcAACAGATGTTGAGTTTATACTTTATACTATATTTATTatctataataaatatattttttatctatAATATATCAATCGTCATGAAATATATCTGCAAAAAGTAGCTACAATATTAAAATGGGACAATgcaataacacaataaatatcACACTCGGCTTGTTACTTTCGGCATTATCCTGTTAAATAAGATTTAAGAAGAAGTGAAGGGatcatcatttttaaataagttTATATTTTGGCATTGCTGGATGAACCTTATGATATTTAGTCAAATGAGGCATAGTTACATTTGTCAGTATTTCACTTGTCAAATGTCGCTTAAATTCACAAACGTGAATGAGGACGAACGTTAGTCATCCTCAGCTCGTCTTTGCATCAactggaacttttttttatgcTCATTTGCTACAAGAATTACGAAATCATCCCAAGATATTGTATCGGTTTCCTTTCCGGCTCACTGTCGCTGACGGCGTGATGCGGCATCATCCATGAATGCTAGCCTgccaatttaaaataaaaagcggTAACAGGAGTCAGTGATTCATCAGTCACTATTCTTGTCCTAATTATGATTTTCTATTTTGACATCTGGGGAAAAAGCCTCTGAAGTGTGTTTGACGCCGTGGAGAGCAGCCTAATGGAGACGGGAGTTTGGAAACTGTTGCCAGTCTTGTGTGGGCAATCACCcatgaccccccgcccccccaacacccccgcGGTGAGACTCCAGCGTCTAGCACAAAGCTGGAGCTCGTCATCCGCTAACGTGGAGCCACATGTGCTGAAAAACAACTGGATGCGGACGccgctttgaaaaaaaataaaaataaattggcaTCCTCTTTTAGGATATTTAACTTACTTATTGAGTTCAAAACTTCTTaaatccccccgcccccccccctccctccctcccccagaaATCCTGAAAAGAGCAAATGCTGGTGAGACGGGGAGCATTAGCCGTCTGTGTGTGGAAAGCTTCTCTCAGAGGGAGGTAAATAGTGCTGATCCTTAAGAACACACCCGTAATGAGGAGGAGTATTACGCTGTTTGTTGGTGCCTTCCTGTGTTTGTCGCTTTGTCAAAGTCAAAATCGGGAAGTGATTGGGAGTGCattatcagcccccccccccccccctttcacgcTTTTTGTACACGTacacttcctctttttctttcgcGAACAAACACAACGTTACACtctggcttcttttttttttattcatggaaaaagaagaagaaaaaaaaaagagcagaacaTCAAGGGAGCGCCAGGGTGTTAACAGGTGTGggtgtaggtggggggggggggggggggtcctaaaAGGTGCAGAATCCTGGCCTCGCCCCGGGGATCACGGCGAGGTCAGGGCCCCTGCGCCCGTCCTCTGTTCCTTCGCTCCCCGCCGGCGGCGCTCGCACCTCGCCGAAAAGGTGCGATCagcggaggggggtggggggggagtgaagAGGCCCGGGTACAGGCGGCCTGAGAGGAAGAGGCACCACAGAGCGTTGATTGGTACGGCGAGCTCTTGCACagacttcaaatgtatttacagcAATAAACAATCAATGATTCATAAGATGTGATATTTACAGTTATTACAAATGACGTGTTCAGCGACGAGGGGTCGATGTCTCTCAGCAGTGGATTTAAGAACAGTTCACATCGTTTCATCTTTTGTCCACagaggaagaacaagaagaaaaaaaaaaaaaaaagaagaagcaatcCTCTTGAGTCTGGTCAAGTTAATGCCAAGAATTCTGTGGTACAATACAAACAGTTTAATTGTGTAATTAACAATCAATAACCACTTCTAGTTAGAACATTTCTGCAGAAAGGAACCCTTAAACACTTAGAAAACAGTCAGTCGTAACAAAATAACTGGTGTTCTCCTTGAAATAaaccgatttaaaaaaaaaaaaaaaacacttttatacAGAATATTTATACAGGAATAGCTTTTTGAATTGGATTGTTAACCAAAGGAAGACACATCGCAGACATCGATTTTCACACAGATTGCATATGTTTTTCTCTCTAAGGTGTTCTATTAGGTCAGTCTCACCGAGTCGTCGTTTTACCTAAGCTTATTTGCATGATAGTAAAAATTGCATACAACATTAATTGTGAAGCTTGTAGCAATGAGTTGCTCAACATACAGCACTTTTTATAGGCAACCTGTAAAGCACATTTCTCCATTTAAAACGTTTAagacactttttgtttttactgccCATCGAAAATCACATTtataaatagaaaaagaaaaggtctgtcaaataaaattaaaaaaaaaaatcttaagcTCTACGTTAAAATAATTACATCAGAAACACTGCATGAActgcaaataaataatgttgGACAACATAAACATGGTGTAATTCACATTTCTAACTGTGGCAAAATCAGAGAGTTACAGTGACAAAGGTTTTGCAAAATAATCTAAACTTCGGCAGTGCCGTATAGTACAAGGCATTTGTTGGCATAGTTTCTTTAAgactgtatctttttttttttttttcttttttttctttttaacagttACAATATAatgtctttatatatatatatttatatttcctcCCGAACAAATAATATGTAGAGACCAAGCtgttctcggggggggggggtcacctgggCCAGGTGATGGCGTTCCATAATCACGTCGTGagctttttaaaagaataaCTAATCCGCCCGCGGGCTCCACACTTGACACCTCATAATTAAGGCCGGATTTCATTTGCTATCATTAacgtcttttattttttattattttttcttttttaaatccatttaaacATCACATACGTAAACACCTAGCAAAGTCCTAGCAAACTCCaggagagactttttttttttttttttcttctcttataGTCAGTCGCTCAAAAAGATAAAGTAAGTCAGTGTAAAACAGAGTGCAGTCGGCAAATGTCCACGGCAACGTAATtagaatctttttttgtttttttttgtgcagattATTTACGTGATGCATCAGTCTTGACAGTGAATAATACAAGTTTTACAAAATCCAAAAAGTAGTACTTGTCTGAAATGATTTTTCCAGTGGGCTCAACACTTCAGGGTCCGTCtgaatgatttatatatatatatatatatgtatgtatttatatataaacactCCTCCTTTAGTCCAGACGCTGATTAAAAACAccccttttctttatttgcagTGCGGCGGTTCGGCCGGAGCGTCTCCATTTagcacagtctgtgtgtgtgtgtgtgtgtgtgtgtgcgtgcacaacAGGAGCTCTCAGTACATGTTcagacagaggggaggaggaggaggaggaggggggggaggttatgggggggggggggtgcgtccTACTCCTTGGCCTCGTGCTCTGACTCCGACTGGGCCTCGGCGCCTCGGGCCAGCTGCTCCTCGATCTTGATGGAGAAGATGGTGCTGTTGGTCTGCGTGCTGTCGTccagctccttcagcagctcTCCGCTCTCCCTGAAGTCCGTCAGCTCCTCCTCGAAggccgggctgctgctgctgctgctggtggtggtgctgttgttgctgttgttgctgttgttgttgttgttgccgccgCTGGGCTCCTTGGGCGCCTTGGCCGGGTGACTGACGTAGAAGCGCTGGTTCTGGAAGAACTTGATGATGGTGAGCTTGGGCAGGTCCAGCTGTGCCGACAGGGTGTGGATGGCCTCCTCGTCCGGGTACAGGCCCACGTCCTGGATGAAGCTCTGCAGGATGCCCAGGGCCTCCAGGGAGATCTTCCCCCCGCAGGTGCGGGCCTTGATGCTCCCCACgcggccgccctcctcctccatctccgccGGGGAGGCGGTGGAGGGCTGCCGAGGCGGCAGCCGGGGGCCGGCGCACGGCTGCTGCAGGGGCTGCTGGGACAAAAGGGGTTGGGAGGGGTGCTGCAGGGACAGGGAGGGCTGTTGctgctgatggtgctgctgctgctgatggtggtggtgatggtgatggtggtgctgctgctgcgactGAGCCTGAAAAGaaaggagacggggggggggggatgttatcAGGGAACACTTATCGGCGCCTTAATAAGGCCTTTCATTAGGAACCAATTGAGTCGTGAGGAGAAATGTGCCCCACTGTGCATTGAACACACACTGGGTAGAAGGAACATTCCATGCAAGATCCCATTCAATGCAATCTGTTACGTagataggattttttttttttttgtctctcattGTTGgggaggcaacacacacacacacacactcagtgggaAACTGGCCTCTTTATTATAGCCTGCGCTGCTTATCAGGCTCCTTTTTTTCCCGCCAGGCAGCGGTAAACAAGATGCCGGTGCACAATCCGGGCGGCGATGGCGCGTCCGATTGGCCGCAGTGTGAGAACGCTATCGGTGGCCGACTCCCGTCGGCGCAAACGCACCACGCGACAACACCCGCTCGCGACAAAAATGTCTCATTGTGTGGCTGGAGAGGCAGCGAGTGGGCAACTCGTGGTCCCCGTTGACCCTGCCAAATGGGtgctctttttattttgagCTTCTGACTCAGGCtcgctgtggaaaaaaaaaaaaaaaaggcgtttCGTAATGAAGGGTGCAAAGCGCCACTTTGCAGGGACTCTGGTTGCCAGCTGCTCCAATGCACTCAAAagatggtgattttttttttttactgtaccaATAAACCGAGCCGCGATGGTCCTCGTCGAGCACACGGGAGCCAATTTTGCATAATGCGTCGCGTTAGTGGAGGAGAAGGCACCAAATATTTGTCTCTCGTGGACAGTGTAAAAGTGGACCGTTAAAAAATCAGAAGTAATCCTATTTTCATCAATCTTCTGTTAGCACGCAAACTATGCGAGAGAGGAATTCCCTCATTCCATTTGCGCCGCAGAAActgatttgtaaaataaatcctATTACCTTATTTATAGCCAGTAAATGGCCTCCTTTGTGGAACGCCGGGGCCGCGCCCCCCCAGTAACCAAATAACGCTGCGGCTCGGACTTTTTGACACAAGTTTTATTGTGCTTTATTATTCTGGCGGGTTAATTGAGCTCCTCGTCTTTTTTCGCAAAGCAGCTGCTAAAACAAGCTCGAGCGTATATTTGAAAATTGCTGAAAGGTTGGAAATTCTAAAttgttgctgtgtttttaactcgcaaaattcaataaaaaaaaagtgttgtttgAATTAGATTTGTGAAGGATATGCAAaactaaaataatgaaatgcagGAAAAAGACACAATTAGACCACGATCGTTTTTTTCCACCGATGAATTCATCATTTGGTCTTTGAAATGTCGGAAATTGGGGATTTCTTGAACTGGTTTTTACTTTTCCGACCGAAAAGATGAATACATCCATATTCAGTTCAAACGATCAAACGAGAGAGAAAAGAGCAACAAATgttcacatttgagaagctgaaaCAAGCGAACGCTTTCATTGGATTTTGTTCATGAAGTTGAAAACGAACAATTCACGTTTTTTAGTCCCAATATAAGTGTGTCATTAAACAGGTTTATTTCTGATAATtagaaatgttttgtttatatttcatAATTGCTTTATTACACGTGTAACATGTACATTCTAATACACCGTGTTAGTAAACTGGTTACTTATGTCCCCCACGTAGGAGGAATATGTAACACATGCAACATGGCTGTCAGAGACTTCACCCAATCAACCTCACCCCAACCATCTTGTTCACATGCTACGAACTTAGAAGAAGCAAGGGGTACcgccaatcagaggcagaggagggcgGGGACTTTGCAGAAAACTACCATAGAGCCTTGCTTCTTTGCTTggaagctttttaaaaaaggttgcTGGCGTAAACCCGTGACCTAGTCGAAGGGTACGGTGCCTTGCCCAAAGGCAcggcaggtacacacacacacacacacacacacctgcggcAGCTCGGCGGAGATGTGCATCAGGTGCGCGGGGCGCTCgccgtggtgctgctgctgctgctgctgcccggcgCTGCTCTCCTGCTCGTAGATGGCGTCGCGCTCGGCCTGGCAGAGGCTCAGGAAGCGGCGGATCATGGAGAGGTTCTCCCACAGCGTGCGGTTCTCCGGGGACGGATCCTCCTTCCAGCGCAGCAGCTCACAGAGCCagccctgaggggggggggaacaccgGATGAAACCATCGATTACCAGTTCGCCCAGCGAGGAGCGGATTGCTGGACGCGACGTGTTCGCGTCCCAATGTGCTTTGcaaagttttaaaatgaaaaagatccaatgtcacacacacacacacacacacacacacacagaaaagcccTTTGTGGCTGCACCTGCGGTTCTGAATGTTTTCCTGATTTGAATTAGCCAAGGTCAAGCATCACAACAGGGAGGAAGGATTTCACTCTAGgggacgcgcgcacacacacacacacacacagcgggacTCCCATGTTTGAAACGCTCCAGCAGAGGGCCATGAAACACAGAGGAGCCGCGCGAGACAATTAGAATCCCAAATCGCTTTATTTGATCGAAACAACGGAGTCGTCTTGAAGCGACCTCGAAGAGCGAAGGATTCACACGAGGCACAACGTGCAGGACAAAAGGAGGACGCCACTCGTTTGTCGTCTTTCTATATTGTTGTTGTGgggcgggggccgggggggggaagacaaacacacaacagttAGATTACATCTTTTGCAGATGGTAATTAGTTTCTCATACAATACACAACTAATTTCATTTCAAAGTTGAACATAACTGACATAttgatttattatatatatatatataaatagaataGTTGTAATCATCAAGCTACTGTGATTCAGAGCAGAAAAGATCAGATAACTTTGATCATCAGATTACAGTGTTTTCCAGAGGTTTAcaactttggggggggggggggggggtgtagaagtgctctctgccccgctgtTATAATGTTAAAGGTCAACACTGGATTGTTCTGTTTATGTTTCAGATTATTTACTCCAAACATTGTTTTGGTCCCAGCTGCTGACACTGAATGTAATTTTCTGCAATTCTTATCTTATAATAAAGTTAAAAGTTATATTTTTTGGAccgttggtttaaaaaaaaaaaaaaaaaaaaaaacataacttcaTTTTCTGAGA
The genomic region above belongs to Pungitius pungitius unplaced genomic scaffold, fPunPun2.1 scaffold_62, whole genome shotgun sequence and contains:
- the LOC134109759 gene encoding DNA-binding protein SATB1-like — translated: FILKLCKAHWDANTSRPAIRSSLGELVIDGFIRCSPPPQGWLCELLRWKEDPSPENRTLWENLSMIRRFLSLCQAERDAIYEQESSAGQQQQQQHHGERPAHLMHISAELPQAQSQQQHHHHHHHHHQQQQHHQQQQPSLSLQHPSQPLLSQQPLQQPCAGPRLPPRQPSTASPAEMEEEGGRVGSIKARTCGGKISLEALGILQSFIQDVGLYPDEEAIHTLSAQLDLPKLTIIKFFQNQRFYVSHPAKAPKEPSGGNNNNNSNNSNNSTTTSSSSSSPAFEEELTDFRESGELLKELDDSTQTNSTIFSIKIEEQLARGAEAQSESEHEAKE